The proteins below come from a single Candidatus Izemoplasmatales bacterium genomic window:
- a CDS encoding LytTR family DNA-binding domain-containing protein, translating into MKVRVEEIADLEGTEVVVRCRARDGEVERVVDALGFLDEAVVAKKDGRSYRVPLADVFYFENVDDRTFVNLRKEVLETAMRLHEVESTLRGSTFVRVGRNTIVDAAKIASFKSALNGRMEARLQNGETVEISRAYVGAIKAMLGGTRR; encoded by the coding sequence ATGAAGGTCCGCGTCGAAGAGATCGCGGATCTCGAAGGGACCGAAGTCGTGGTCCGCTGCCGCGCCCGCGACGGGGAGGTCGAACGCGTCGTCGACGCGCTCGGCTTCCTCGACGAGGCGGTCGTCGCGAAGAAGGACGGCCGGAGTTACCGCGTCCCGCTTGCGGACGTGTTCTATTTCGAGAACGTCGACGACCGCACCTTCGTCAACCTCCGGAAGGAGGTCCTCGAGACCGCGATGCGGCTCCACGAGGTTGAATCGACGCTGCGCGGCTCGACCTTCGTACGCGTCGGCCGCAACACGATCGTCGACGCCGCGAAGATCGCGAGCTTCAAGTCCGCGCTCAACGGACGGATGGAGGCACGACTTCAGAACGGCGAGACCGTCGAGATTTCGCGGGCGTATGTCGGCGCCATCAAGGCGATGCTGGGAGGGACCAGGCGATGA